In Neospora caninum Liverpool complete genome, chromosome Ib, one DNA window encodes the following:
- a CDS encoding chaperone protein DNAJ, related produces MHENSPLAVKGSPPHSALFGSFTPAPSAAFLASPSSPPYVSPRNQAQQTATAGDRLGENLVKDKERRGSVAPGYPPVSRRQNEIASPVESLPSASPATSFAAQASHALAASPSPLPSSAPSPPGSPAPSPPASPSFQPQSPPLSPRSAPLVSRIGPASVARETAVAQSPEAEPKSVVVAASVFVGKEGVASHQETLVDERAIEVLSPCAAQNGLNGASSPRIPPLPPAVGRASAFLSGASCSGAAASAAVAASDATYGDSQRREAGPWGPGKENVAVRTPRDRTVQEAKVGDKSRAEVESLARGLEFRNASAGLQDPPLRSGERESVAGGRTGEEVTRSSRKETEGNFRQAEKNQSRALERPSEKRLSPPETETASRRAEAVSGRGPEAPAVSLAQKQPGDCGRANRWAQRRREELSEEILPNRDTGPGGALFIQTPRTEAFFRIPKGSLPHLELAMEPPVARSSAVDVQRDCLGQNGLAARSPFPAAPDTPATVGEPLERGGFRVFPCPATVGGQARREREGERGRDSEARRWSTVRREAPGKDAALRRGESANRRSLTESFSVCGTASGRWPGVETPESPAGSRSGSGISTAASSDDFASYAFLPSEGGEVREPPSLCSAVGETGSERRCLPLSHPLASSHLGSSPSVFSALKYCTARLSGTAATPRASSPLSPSLSPEPGSGAERDTAALDRTPRAVKDRKGATPPAFAATGRVRAPDSSPLSSEGRGGRALRAAASSVFPSGVNEALSVARPERTKKRLISQSRGREDARALPNSSWVCMGQPGRQERRGPTARFFSTGSGRGSKDPYEVLGCSRSSSTQEIKKKFREMAKKYHPDLNPDPSAKQKMADITAAYELLSDPKQREFYDKTGMTPDEAAASGAGGPGGSAAAGSAGFDASFMFTDFAEMFANMAGFAGAGGAGPFSSSAFGSAGAAAGTSAVRGEDIQTEVTIDLMDAVKGCEKTLHFSAKCVCSSCTGTGSATGSGGIQRCRTCGGSGVQRVERGPIVLGIPCRQCNGAGQVITHPCRTCRGTGVKTQPKVLNIDIPKGVRQGMQMRVPNQGHMGLRGGKPGHLFVSINVKPHDTFRWIDDDIHIDCLLGGSVEIATLDGMVELLIPPSTSPSTVKILKGRGPPKIDQRGGVGNLVLHFTLKMPTSLTPQQRRYIELFDQIEDARTSAYNGQRDSDPRAGSSQAREESDHRGSRRSSSSPARSEDAAKDSDKHARRKTEKGKKASEDEHSGHEVHSHPAPPPPPPPPPPPPRAQGSVERHSRDKDVSDNGSCSKPEAMAASSESVESVMASDSAAEAELERDVETAAGSEAPEIQTDPEDEKDEVKSDTTEDKQKA; encoded by the exons ATGCACGAAAACTCACCTCTCGCCGTGAAAGGTTCCCCACCTCACAGTGCTCTGTTTGGATCCTTCACGCCTGCCCCGTCGGCTGCGTTTCTGGCCTCCCCCTCTTCACCGCCGTATGTCTCTCCCCGAAACCAGGCACAGCAAACTGCGACCGCAGGTGATCGCCTCGGAGAGAACCTGGTGAAAGACAAGGAACGCCGGGGGTCGGTGGCGCCCGGTTACCCGCCCGTGTCGCGTCGGCAAAACGAGATCGCGTCCCCCGTGGAGTCTCTGCCGTCGGCATCGCCCGCGACGAGTTTTGCCGCTCAGGCCTCACACGCTCTAgcggcctctccgtctcccctgcCCTCGTCCGCCCCGTCTCCACCCGGGTCGCCCGCTCCCTCGCCCccggcttcgccctctttccAGCCTCAGTCGCcacctttgtctcctcgcagcGCGCCTCTGGTTTCTCGGATAGGCCCCGCAAGTGTCGCCCGGGAGACGGCCGTCGCGCAGAGTCCAGAGGCCGAGCCCAAGAGTGTCGTTGTGGCGGCGTCTGTGTTTGTGGGGAAGGAAGGCGTCGCTTCGCACCAAGAAACGCTTGTGGACGAGCGGGCGATTGAggttctgtctccgtgcgcAGCCCAAAACGGTCTGAACGGCGCGTCATCCCCTCGGATCCCGCCCCTCCCGCCAGCTGTTGGACGGGCAtcggcgtttctctccgggGCGTCGTGCTCGGGGGCGGCTGCCTCCGCTGCGGTCGCTGCGTCTGATGCGACGTATGGCGACAGCCAGAGACGGGAGGCCGGCCCGTGGGGACCAGGCAAGGAGAACGTTGCCGTTCGGACCCCAAGGGACAGAACGGTCCAGGAGGCGAAGGTTGGAGACAAGAGCCGCGCGGAGGTCGAATCGCTGGCTAGGGGACTTGAGTTTAGAAACGCGTCTGCGGGTCTCCAAGATCCGCCGCTGAGGAGCGGGGAAAGAGAGTCGGTGGCCGGGGGAAGAACTGGGGAAGAAGTGACCAGGTcgagcaggaaggagacagaaggaaacttcaggcaggcagagaagaaccaaAGCCGAGCACTAGAGCGACCGAGCGAAAAGCGCCTTTCGCCGCCTGAAACAGAAACGGCGTCTCGAAGGGCAGAGGCAGTCTCAGGGCGAGGCCCAGAGGCGCCGGCGGTGTCGCTCGCCCAGAAGCAGCCCGGAGACTGCGGTCGCGCGAACCGATGGGCTCAGAGACGGCGGGAAGAACTCAGTGAGGAGATTTTGCCGAATCGCGACACCGGGCCAGGGGGTGCGCTGTTCATCCAGACTCCCCGAACAGAGGCCTTCTTCCGAATCCCGAAAGGGAGTCTTCCACATCTGGAGCTGGCCATGGAGCCTCCAGTTGCTCGGAGTTCCGCGGTAGATGTCCAGAGGGACTGTCTCGGCCAAAATGGCCTTGCCGCTCGCAGCCCGTTCCCTGCCGCACCAGACACGCCCGCGACTGTGGGCGAGCCGCTCGAGCGGGGGGgtttccgcgtctttccttGCCCCGCAACCGTCGGCgggcaggcgagaagggagcgcgagggcgaacgcggcagagacagcgaggctcGAAGATGGTCAACGGTGCGTCGAGAGGCACCTGGAAAGGACGCTGCGTtgaggcgaggcgagtcCGCGAATCGACGCAGTTTGACAGAGTCGTTTTCGGTTTGCGGAACCGCGTCCGGCAGGTGGCCAGGCGTCGAGACGCCCGAATCGCCTGCAGGAAGTCGCTCCGGCTCGGGTATCTCAACGGCTGCATCTTCCGATGATTTTGCTTCCTACGCCTTTCTTCCCAGTGAAGGCGGCGAGGTTCGCGAACCCCCGTCGCTCTGTTCGGCCGTGGGAGAGACAGGATCCGAGAGGCGTTGTCTCCCGCTGTCGCACccgctcgcgtcctcgcatctcggctcttcgccttccgtcttctcggccctcAAGTACTGTACTGCACGCCTGTCCGGGACTGCCGCAACTCCGCgggcctcctcgcctctgtctccgtcgctctcgcccgaGCCAGGCAGCGGCGCAGAGCGAGACACGGCAGCGCTGGATCGGACACCTCGCGCCGtaaaagacagaaagggagcgACGCCACCTGCGTTTGCCGCCACAGGGCGTGTGCGTGCCCCTGactcctctccgctctcgaGCGAGGGACGGGGCGGCCGCGCCCTTCGCGCCGCTGCGAGTTCCGTCTTCCCGTCGGGAGTGAACGAAGCGCTTTCCGTGGCGAGGCCGGaacggacgaagaagcgactcATCAGCCAGTCACGGGGTCGGGAGGACGCCCGCGCTTTGCCGAACAGTTCCTGGGTGTGTATGGGTCAGCCAGGgcgccaggagagaagaggcccGACCGCGCGCTTCTTCAGCACAGGGTCGGGAAGAGGGAGCAAAGACCCCTACGAGGTCCTCGGATGCAGTCGCTCAAGCAGCACGCAAGAAATCAAAAAGAAGTTCCGAGAAATGGCGAAAAAGTACCACCCGGACTTGAACCCCGACCCGTCGGCGAAGCAAAAGATGGCCGACATCACTGC CGCCTACGAACTTCTGAGCGACCCGAAACAGCGCGAATTCTACGACAAGACAGGCATGACCCCAGACGAAGCTGCAGCATCGGGCGCAGGTGGTCCTGGAG GCTCAGCGGCAGCAGGGAGTGCGGGTTTCGACGCGTCTTTCATGTTCACTGACTTCGCCGAAATGTTTGCCAACATGGCGGGTTTTGCGggcgcgggaggcgcagggcctttctcgtcctcagCCTTTGGGTCTGCTGGCGCCGCTGCCGGCACCAGTGCGGTTCGCGGGGAAGACATCCAAACGGAAGTGACAATCGACCTCATGGATGCAGTCAAAGGCTGCGAAAAG ACGCTCCACTTCAGCGCAAAGTGTGTTTGCAGCAGCTGCACAGGGACGGGAAGCGCCACAGGCAGCGGCGGCATCCAGCGGTGTCGAACGTGCGGGGGGAGCGGCGTGCAGAGAGTGGAGCGAGGCCCCATCGTTCTGGGCATTCCGTGTCGTCAGTGCAACGGCGCCGGCCAGGTCATCACCCACCCATGCAG GACCTGCCGCGGGACAGGAGTCAAGACGCAGCCCAAGGTGCTCAACATCGACATCCCCAAGG GCGTCCGTCAGGGCATGCAGATGCGGGTTCCTAACCAAGGCCACATGGGACTGCGGGGAGGCAAACCGGGGCACTTGTTTGTCAGC ATCAACGTGAAGCCCCACGACACATTCCGCTGGATCGACGACGACATCCACATCGAT TGTCTCCTTGGAGGCAGCGTCGAAATCGCCACACTCGATGGGATGGTGGAGCTTCTGATCCCGCCGAGCACGTCGCCATCAACTGTCAAAATCCTCAAGGGACGGGGACCGCCGAAAATCGACCAGCGCGGAGGCGTTGGGAATCTCGTCCTCCATTTCACCCTCAAG ATGCCTACATCTCTGACGCCCCAGCAGCGACGCTATATCGAGTTGTTTGATCAAATTGAAGACGCTCGCACGTCTGCGTACAACGGCCAACGCGACTCGGACCCGCGAGCGGGATCTAGCCAGGCGCGTGAGGAGAGCGATCACAGAGGATCTCGtcgctcctcgtcttctccagctcgAAGTGAAGACGCGGCGAAAGACAGCGACAAGCACGCCaggcgaaagacagagaaaggcaagaaagcGTCGGAAGACGAACATTCTGGACACGAAGTGCACAGCCAtccagcgccgccgccgcctccgccccctccaccgccgcctccgcgagCTCAGGGAAGTGTTGAGCGGCATTCTCGCGACAAAGATGTCAGTGACAACGGCTCTTGTTCCAAGCCCGAAGCGATGGCAGCGTCTTCTGAGTCTGTGGAATCCGTGATGGCGTCGGATTCCGCTGCCGAGGCAGAGTTGGAAAGGGATGTGGAAACTGCTGCGGGAAGTGAAGCGCCAGAAATACAGACCGACcccgaagacgagaaagacgaggtgAAGTCTGACACGACAGAGGACAAGCAGAAAGCCTAG